In Palaemon carinicauda isolate YSFRI2023 chromosome 1, ASM3689809v2, whole genome shotgun sequence, the genomic stretch cctcttttttaagtttttatagtctataaatgaaagatctattataatgttgttaatgttcttaatatattttacatccttcattatttttctcgtagtttatttccttatttcctttcctcattgagctattttccctcttggagcccttgggcttttagcatactgcttttcctgctagggttgtagcttagcaagtaatgataatgatgatgatactcagTAAGGTGCTCTGCCTGCACTGGAAATTAGGTATACCTaccagattatatatcagttttgtgagatcagtgttactgtatgggcatgagtcgtggtatgataatgaaacaatctacaatagatttagtagatttgagaacaaagccctcagaagaatattgggagttaaatggcaggacaggattagaaatgaaaatacaaGAGATATTAGgctactcaagtgtcatatgtggaagagatcatgatgagaggtagatggagatggtgtaaGCATGCTCttcctgagagagattagttcaccaaactttcaactggactccacaaggcactagaagagtaggaagacccaggcctacatggatgggaactatgaagcgtgcagtaggagatgatgaatggagaattgatGATTGAGactgcaaaatctaaccgaggccttttgcatcaacaggtgtaggaggagatgatgatgaccagGTATGCAATAGTGATTGCTGAGGAGTTTGATACCCATCCGAAGGCTACAGGTTACTCTGCAATGGGCCTATTATTCATTTCTTACTTatcatttggtaagggtagaagagacttttaagctatgttaagcagctctcttgggagaaagacattccaaaataaaaccattggtatctggtcttgggtagtgccatagcctctgtaccatggtcttccactgtcttgggctagaattctcttgcttgagggtacacaaggacacactattctgtttccttatttccctttctcattGGGCATTTTCTTGATGAATTCTCACATAGTCTAAATCTTGCTAAATTGTCCTCTGGTTTAGATCTTAATGAATTGTCACTAAGAATAGGTCTCAATGAATTTTCCAATTACCTACATTTTGATGAATTTTCAACTTGTCTAAGTCTTCTTGAATGCTCACCTGGAATATGTCTTCAAACCATGGAAGACCCATCATCCACAAAAAGCTATCGACCAATATTCTTACTGTGTATCCTCTACAAATTATATGAACAAATGATCTTAGCCTGTATTGAACCAACTGTTGAAGATCAACTGTCAACAGATCAAGCTGGTTTTAGACTAGGTCGAACCTGCTGTAGTCGGGTATTAAAGCTGACGCAATACATCGAGGAGTGGATTGAGAAGCAGCAAATTGCTGGTAGTCTTTGTTGCCCTTCCAGCAGCATCTGACATGGTAAACATTAAAGGACTTATTCTGAAGGTGGCCCAAACTATACGAAATACCAGCATAATCGACATAATTGAATCATTACTTACTTACCAATCTTCAATTCTTCATAGAAATGGATGACAATAAAAGTAAATGGCCTTCATAAGTGTCAGTAATGGCACTAATGCTATCTGAGCTCTGTACACATGACCAGCTACAGGACCAGAATATTCAAAGGCACAGTACTTATATACAGACGACCTGTGCATTTCTGCACAatcagacttcttcttcttcttcttctttcccaacttttatgtggggtcgatgtttctgaccagctttctccatctacctctgtctcacacttcatcaccggctAATACCTTTGAtctaaggtcatccttgatacaatcaGACTCCTTCACTACCACCAAAGAAAGACTGTCAAGTGCCCGGCCTACCCCCTCTCTACCTACTACAAAAAAGTAGCACTTCAATGCTAATCCAAGCAAAACACCGTTGTGTGCTATCCATCTAAACAGTCACCAGGCAAACAGAAATCTAAAGGTCAAATGGGGTGACaaagaactggaaaatcacccctGACTAGTCTACTTAGGTGTCATCCTTaacagaatgctctcctttaaagagAACACAAACAAAACCAAATAAAATGTAGTAACTAGGAAAAAACCTCTTCAGTGAACTCACCAACACCAGGTGAAGAACAGACCTCAAGACTCTTGAGGCAAATAGCCCTGGTGCTTTGTTAGTCTACTGTGGAGTATTGCACACAAGTGTGGACAATATCATGCCAGGGAACAGACCCTGAGACTGAGACAAACAGCCCTGGCACTTTACTAGTCTATTGTGGAGTACTGCGCACAAGTGTGGGCAAGATCATTCCATGCGCATAAGGTAGACCCAAAGCTAAATAAGTAATATAGGATTGTTACTGGCCCCCTAAAATTAACTCCTTACCACCTTTATACAAGATAGCCGGTATCCCATCCAATGAGAAATGCTAGCAAAACTGACAAGAATAAACTAACCAATAACCCCAGGCATCCACTCCACAAGCATCAGGAGGCAAGGCAAAGACTGAAATTCCACAAAAGTTTTCAAACAGTGGATAGACTAGAACAAATCCGGGCAGCTGCTCACAGACCAGAGAATTGCCAGGAAAGCGACCGATGGCCATCCAATGAGTCGCTGCCCAGGAAGAACTGGGTAATCCTCAGCAGAAAGGGTGAAagtgggcaaaactggagataGCTGCCACAAATGGATATTAGCCACCAGCCCTGAATGTCCATATGGGACAAAACTAAAATCAATGGAACACATCCTATGATGGAGCCCACTAGACCTCTACTGCTCAGATCAAGACAATGGAGAAAAGCAATGGAGAACGCCATCCTATAGGTTGAACATTAGGGCGATGAGAtataatggtgatgatgaattGTTACAGGTTCCCCAAGTCCTGAATAATTGTCACAACTTGGCTAGGTCTCGATGAATTGTTGCCACGTCCTAGGTCTTGATAAACTGTCACCAAAATATAAGCCTTGATGAATTGTCATGGGGTAATTGGGCTAGACGAATGCTCACCGGTGgcttattcttcattaattgtcgcaTGGTTTAAGTTTTAATGAATTCTCATCTGGACTAGGTTTTGATAAATTGTCATCTATTCTAAGTGTTGATAAACTATCAGCTGGTCGAAGTCTTAATGAATTGTCATCTGGTCTAGGTACTGATGAATTGTCACATAGACAGGGTCTTGATGAAGTATTACCTATTCCTAGGTCTTCGTTAATTGCTAACTTGCCTAGCTATGAATTGTCAACTCACCTAGGTCTTGATGAATTGTTTCCTGGTCCTACATCTTGATGAATTGTTACCTGATCATAGTACTTGCTGAATTATCAATTAGACTAGGTCATGATAAATTTCTATATAGTGTAAGTCTTGATGGATTGTCACCTCATCCAATGGCTTTCTGAATTTGTACCTGGTCTCAGTATTGATGAGATATCAATTTGCCTAACTCTTGATGAATTGTCAACTGGGCTAGGACTACATGAAGTGTTACCTAGTTCTAGGGCTTAAAGAATTATAGGAAAGCTTTCCAGGAGGGTgttagtgccaggagaactttccaggaaggTGCCAGtgacaggagaactttccaggaaggTGCCAGTGACAGGAGAACTTTGCAGGAtggcgccagtgccaggagaacttttcaGGAGGGCgctagtgccaggagaactttccaggagggcgctagtgctaggagaactttccaggaggtcACCAGtgacaggagaactttccaggagggcgccagAGGCCggggaactttccaggagggctctaGTGCCAAGGGAACTTTCTAGGAGGGCGCCAGTGCCAAGAGACCTTTCCAGGAAggcgccagtgccaggagaactttccaggaaggCGCCAGTGAcgggagaactttccaggagggcgccagtgccaTGAGAACTTTCTAGGAAGGTGCCAGTgccagaactttccaggagggcatcAGTAACAGGAGAACTTTCAAGGAAAGTGCCATtgccaggagaactttctaggaaggtgccagtgccaggagaactttccagggtCAACCGGCGTAGGTATTGAAGAATTTCTACCAGATGTCTATTTCGATGATTCTTTAACTGGTGTTGGTCTTGATGATATTTTTCCCCGGTGTAGATCTTGATGTACTGTCACCTCTTCCAGTGCCTTCATGAATTTTAATCTGATCTAGAACTTGGTAAATTGTCACCTTTCATAGTTCTTTTTTTGATGAGTTGTCTTTGGTTTTATCTCATGATGAATTGCAATCTACTATGTTTTGAGGATCTGTTATCTGCTGTAAGTCTTGATGAAGGGACACATGGTATAAATCGAGATGAATTGCTGTGTGGTATATACCTTGATGAATAGCCTAACAATCTTGGTCTTGAAGAACTTTCTCCTGGACTAGCATTGGATGAATTCCCTCCTGGACCAGCATTGGATGAATTCTCTCCTGGACTAGATTTTGATGAATTCTCTCCTGAACTAGCTATGGATGAATTCTCTCCTAGACTAGCTATTGATGAATTGTCTCCTGGACTAGCTATTGATGAATTCTCTCCTGGACTAGCTTTTGATGAATTCTCTCCTGGACTAGCTATTGATGAATTTTCTCCTGGACTAGCTTTTGATGAATTCTCTCCTGGACTAGCTTTTGATGAATTCTCTCCTGGACTAGCTATTGATGAATTATCTCCTGGACGAGCTTTTGATGAATTCTCTCCTGAACTAGTTTTTGATGAATTCGCTCCTGAACTAGCTTTTGATGAATTTACTCCTGGACTAGCTATTGATGAATTCTCTCCTGGACTAGCTATTGATGAATTCTCTCCTGGACTAGCTTTTGGTGAATTCTCTTGGACTAGCTATTGATGAATTCTCTCCTGGACTAGCTTTTGATGAATTTTCTACTAGACTAGCTTTTGACGAATTCTCTCCTGGACTAGCTTTTAATGAATTTTCTCCTGGACTAGCTTTTGATGAATTCTCTTCAGGACTAGCTATTGATGAATTCTCTCCTGGACTAGCTTTTGACGAATTCTCTCCTGGACTAGCTTTTAATGAATTCTCGTGGACTAGCTATTGATGAATTCTCTCCTGGATTAGCTAATGATGAATTCTCTCCTGGACTAGCTTTTGACGAATTTTCTCCTGGATTAGCCTATTTTGAATTCTCTCCTGAACTAGCTTTTGATGAATTCTCTCCTGAACTAGCTATTGATGAATTCTCTCCTGGACTAGCTTTTGACGAATTCTCTCTTGGACTAGCTTTTAATGAATTTTCTCCTGGACTAGCTTTTGATGAATTCTCTCCTGGACTAGCTTTTGATGAATTTTCTACTAGACTAGCTTTTGACGAATTCTCTCCTGGACTAGCTTTTGATGAATTGTCACCCGGTTATAGAGGGTGTGTGCAACTAGTGGTGCATCCAGTGATGGTATCCATCAGGAAGCATTCTAAATATTGTAGAAGCTGTGCAGTGAGTGTAGCTGGTGGCGTAGTCAGTGACCTTAGCCTTTTTGATGTGTTGTAAACTTTGTAGAGGCCATGCATAGCCTCTATCTTGATTTAAGTTTAACTGGACTAGGTCAAGATCA encodes the following:
- the LOC137639834 gene encoding uncharacterized protein, with product MIMLVQENSPKASPGENSSIASPGENSSIASPGVNSSKASSGANSSKTSSGENSSKARPGDNSSIASPGENSSKASPGENSSKASPGENSSIASPGENSSKASPGENSSIASPGDNSSIASLGENSSIASSGENSSKSSPGENSSNAGPGGNSSNASPGESSSRPRLLGYSSRHLVEILQYLRRLTLESSPGTGTFLESSPGNGTFLESSPVTDALLESSGTGTFLESSHGTGALLESSPVTGAFLESSPGTGAFLERSLGTGALLESSLGTRALLESSPASGALLESSPVTGDLLESSPSTSALLESSPGTSALLKSSPGTGAILQSSPVTGTFLESSPVTGTFLESSPGTNTLLESFPIIL